The Zobellia alginiliquefaciens genome contains a region encoding:
- a CDS encoding DUF3098 domain-containing protein: MGKKSKEQTGQQAKKEFIFQNKNYIFFFVGLACIAIGFILMSGGGSDDPNVFNEDIYSFRRIRLAPTLVLIGLGIEIYAILLNPHKKKN, from the coding sequence ATGGGTAAAAAATCAAAAGAACAGACCGGGCAACAGGCCAAGAAAGAATTTATATTTCAAAATAAGAACTACATCTTCTTTTTTGTAGGTCTTGCGTGCATTGCCATAGGCTTTATACTTATGAGCGGTGGCGGTAGTGACGACCCAAATGTGTTCAATGAAGACATTTATAGTTTTAGAAGAATACGTCTGGCCCCTACCCTAGTATTAATAGGTTTAGGCATTGAGATATATGCCATATTATTGAACCCGCACAAGAAGAAAAACTAA